A single window of Rubripirellula lacrimiformis DNA harbors:
- a CDS encoding type I restriction-modification system subunit M produces MSNEFTQDEINSIVWKACDSFRGAVDPSEYKNYILTMLFLKYLTDLWKDKRDEYTKKYKGDKKRIERALARERFALPPKCDFDTLYENREAADIGDRINKALQKIEDANKAKLENVFRNIDFNSEAALGQTKDRNRRLKNLLEDFYGSDTRPLDLRPSHLSNRDVIGDCYEYLIEKFAAGAGKKAGEFYTPKEVSMLLAKLVDPQPGDTICDPACGSGSLLIRTAKEIQEPDGSPSRNFSLFGQESNGSTWALSRMNMFLHEMDSARIEWCDTITNPRLVEDDQLMKFNVVVANPPFSLDKWGAETADTDQYKRFWRGIPPKSKGDFAFITHMIETALAGEGRVGVIVPHGVLFRGGSEGLIRQKLVDENLLDVVVGLPAGLFFGTGIPAAILVFRKDKKKRNVMFIDASREFIDAKARSYLGEDHIDKIVKTYKKRKNVDKYACVADIAEIEENDFNLNIPRYVDTFEEEEDVDVRAVQKEIDGLEKELAAVQKEMAGYLKELGYGS; encoded by the coding sequence ATGAGCAACGAATTCACTCAAGACGAAATCAACTCGATCGTTTGGAAGGCTTGCGATTCGTTTCGCGGGGCCGTCGATCCGTCGGAATACAAGAACTACATCCTGACGATGTTGTTCCTGAAGTACCTGACCGACCTGTGGAAAGACAAACGTGACGAATACACCAAGAAGTACAAGGGTGATAAAAAGCGGATCGAGCGGGCACTGGCTCGTGAGCGGTTTGCGCTACCGCCGAAGTGTGACTTTGACACGCTGTACGAGAACCGCGAAGCGGCTGATATCGGTGACCGGATCAATAAAGCGCTGCAGAAGATCGAAGATGCCAACAAGGCGAAGCTCGAGAACGTTTTCCGAAACATCGACTTCAACTCTGAAGCGGCATTGGGGCAGACGAAGGATCGCAATCGGCGGTTGAAGAATCTGTTGGAGGATTTCTACGGCAGCGACACGCGGCCGTTGGATCTGCGACCGTCGCATCTGAGCAACCGTGACGTGATCGGGGATTGTTACGAGTACCTGATTGAAAAATTTGCGGCGGGAGCTGGGAAGAAGGCTGGCGAGTTTTACACGCCCAAAGAAGTGTCGATGCTGCTGGCTAAGTTGGTCGATCCGCAGCCCGGTGACACAATTTGCGATCCGGCGTGTGGCAGCGGCTCGTTGTTGATTCGCACGGCGAAAGAAATTCAGGAACCCGACGGTTCGCCGAGTCGCAATTTTTCATTGTTCGGGCAAGAGTCCAACGGCAGCACTTGGGCATTGTCGCGGATGAACATGTTCTTGCACGAAATGGACAGTGCGCGGATCGAGTGGTGCGACACGATCACGAACCCGCGGTTGGTCGAAGATGACCAGTTGATGAAGTTCAACGTCGTGGTCGCCAATCCGCCATTCTCGCTGGACAAGTGGGGAGCCGAGACGGCGGACACGGACCAGTACAAACGGTTCTGGCGAGGCATTCCGCCCAAGAGCAAGGGCGACTTCGCGTTCATCACGCACATGATCGAAACGGCGCTAGCTGGTGAAGGTCGCGTGGGCGTGATCGTGCCGCATGGGGTGTTGTTTCGTGGCGGCAGCGAGGGATTGATTCGGCAGAAGCTGGTCGATGAAAACTTGCTTGATGTTGTTGTCGGCTTGCCGGCCGGCTTGTTCTTCGGCACCGGTATCCCGGCTGCGATTCTGGTGTTCCGCAAGGACAAGAAAAAACGCAACGTGATGTTTATCGACGCCAGTCGCGAATTCATTGACGCCAAGGCACGTTCATACTTGGGCGAAGATCACATTGACAAGATTGTGAAGACGTACAAGAAGCGAAAGAATGTCGACAAGTACGCCTGTGTCGCCGACATTGCTGAGATCGAAGAAAACGATTTCAACCTGAACATCCCCCGCTACGTCGACACGTTTGAGGAAGAAGAAGATGTCGACGTACGAGCGGTACAGAAAGAGATTGATGGGTTGGAGAAGGAGTTGGCTGCAGTGCAGAAGGAGATGGCTGGGTATTTGAAGGAGCTGGGATATGGATCATAG